The Vigna angularis cultivar LongXiaoDou No.4 chromosome 6, ASM1680809v1, whole genome shotgun sequence genome contains the following window.
CCGCGCTATCTCCGATGCCGCTGCTGCCAAATCCGCCGCCGCCGAACCCTTCGCATCGCGCTTTGGCCTCGAGGAGCCCCGCAAGGGCGCCGACATCCTCGTGgaggcgcttgagcgccagggCGTCACGGATGTTTTCGCGTACCCGGGTGGTGCGTCCATGGAGATCCACCAGGCGCTCACGCGCTCCGCCACCATCCGCAACGTGCTCCCGCGCCACGAGCAGGGCGGTGTGTTCGCTGCTGAGGGCTACGCGCGATCCTCCGGGCTCCCCGGCGTCTGCATCGCTACCTCCGGTCCCGGCGCCACCAACCTCGTGAGCGGCCTGGCTGACGCCCTCCTCGACAGCGTCCCCCTCGTTGCCATTACCGGCCAGGTCCCCCGCCGCATGATTGGCACCGACGCCTTCCAAGAAACGCCCATCGTTGAGGTAACACGTTCCATCACAAAGCACAATTACCTCGTTCTCGATGTTGATGACATTCCTAGAATCGTCAACGAAGCGTTTTTCTTGGCCACCTCAGGAAGACCTGGACCTGTGTTGATTGATATACCTAAAGATATTCAGCAACAGCTTGCCATTCCCAATTGGGATCAACCGATTAGGTTATCTGGTTACATGTCTAGGTTGCCTAAATCTCCCAACGAGAAGCATTTGGAGCTTATTGTGAGATTGCTTTTTGAAGCCAAAAAACCGGTTTTGTATGTAGGCGGTGGTTGTTTGAACTCTAGTGAGGAATTGAGGCGTTTTGTTCAGCTCACTGGTGTTCCTGTTGCTAGTACTTTGATGGGCCTTGGTGCTTATCCCCTTGCTGATGAAAATTCTCTTCAGATGCTTGGGATGCATGGGACTGTTTATGCTAATTATGCTGTGGATAGGTGTGATCTTTTGCTTGCCTTTGGGGTTAGGTTTGATGACCGTGTCACTGGAAAGCTTGAGGCTTTTGCGAGCCGGGCTAAGATTGTTCACATTGACATTGATTCGGCTGAGATTGGGAAGAACAAACAGCCTCATGTGTCGGTTTGTGCGGATATGAAGTTGGCACTGAAGGGGATTAATCAAGTGTTGGAGAGCAGAGGGGCTGGGGGGAAGCTTGATTTTAGGGGTTGGAGAGAAGAGCTGAATGAGCAGAAACGGAAGTTTCCTTTGAGTTACAAGACTTTTGAGGAAGAAATTTGTCCTCAGTATGCTATACAGGTGCTTGATGAATTGACTAACGGAGAGGCAATTGTGAGTACTGGAGTTGGGCAGCACCAAATGTGGGCTGCTCAGTTTTACAAGTACAAGAGGCCTAGGCAGTGGTTAACATCTGGTGGTCTTGGTGCCATGGGGTTTGGATTGCCGGCTGCCATCGGTGCTGCGGTGGCTAACCCGGGCGCTATTGTGGTTGACATTGATGGTGATGGAAGTTTTATCATGAATGTTCAGGAGCTGGCCACAATCAAAGTGGAGAAGCTCCCAGTTAAGATATTGTTGTTGAATAATCAGCATTTGGGTATGGTTGTTCAGTGGGAGGATCGGTTCTACAAGTCTAATAGAGCTCATACATATCTGGGAGACCCCTCTAATGACAAGGCCATATTTCCAAATTTCTTGAAGTTTGCGGATGCTTGTGGGATACCATCAGCTCGTGTGGCCAAGAAGGAAGACCTTAGAGCGGCAATTCAGAAAATGTTGGACACCCCTGGCCCCTATCTTCTTGATGTCATTGTGCCCCATCAAGAGCATGTCTTGCCCATGATTCCTAGCAATGGAACTTTCCAGGACGTGATAACTGAGGGTGATGGCAGGA
Protein-coding sequences here:
- the LOC108343355 gene encoding acetolactate synthase 3, chloroplastic, which translates into the protein MEAATTPKPAFTAFPSSPSPKPFLRFALPFSPLPNAPLHSQRRSLKLSRAISDAAAAKSAAAEPFASRFGLEEPRKGADILVEALERQGVTDVFAYPGGASMEIHQALTRSATIRNVLPRHEQGGVFAAEGYARSSGLPGVCIATSGPGATNLVSGLADALLDSVPLVAITGQVPRRMIGTDAFQETPIVEVTRSITKHNYLVLDVDDIPRIVNEAFFLATSGRPGPVLIDIPKDIQQQLAIPNWDQPIRLSGYMSRLPKSPNEKHLELIVRLLFEAKKPVLYVGGGCLNSSEELRRFVQLTGVPVASTLMGLGAYPLADENSLQMLGMHGTVYANYAVDRCDLLLAFGVRFDDRVTGKLEAFASRAKIVHIDIDSAEIGKNKQPHVSVCADMKLALKGINQVLESRGAGGKLDFRGWREELNEQKRKFPLSYKTFEEEICPQYAIQVLDELTNGEAIVSTGVGQHQMWAAQFYKYKRPRQWLTSGGLGAMGFGLPAAIGAAVANPGAIVVDIDGDGSFIMNVQELATIKVEKLPVKILLLNNQHLGMVVQWEDRFYKSNRAHTYLGDPSNDKAIFPNFLKFADACGIPSARVAKKEDLRAAIQKMLDTPGPYLLDVIVPHQEHVLPMIPSNGTFQDVITEGDGRKSY